The following proteins are encoded in a genomic region of Aliiroseovarius sp. F47248L:
- the rplQ gene encoding 50S ribosomal protein L17 produces MRHARGYRRLNRTHEHRKAMFANMAGSLIEHEQIKTTLPKAKELRPIIEKMITLAKRGDIHARRQAASRLKQDQHVAKLFDVLGPRFAERQGGYVRVLKAGFRYGDMAPMAIIEFVDRDADAKGAADRARLEAEEAADAAGE; encoded by the coding sequence ATGCGTCACGCTCGTGGTTACCGCCGCCTGAATCGCACACATGAACACCGCAAAGCGATGTTTGCAAACATGGCTGGTTCGCTGATCGAACACGAACAGATCAAAACGACCCTGCCGAAAGCGAAAGAACTGCGCCCGATCATCGAGAAGATGATCACGCTGGCCAAGCGCGGCGACATTCATGCCCGTCGTCAGGCCGCGTCGCGCCTGAAGCAAGACCAGCACGTCGCCAAATTGTTCGACGTCCTTGGCCCACGTTTTGCTGAACGCCAAGGCGGCTACGTTCGCGTTTTGAAAGCTGGCTTCCGCTATGGCGATATGGCGCCGATGGCGATCATCGAGTTTGTTGACCGCGACGCAGACGCCAAAGGCGCTGCTGATCGTGCACGTCTGGAAGCAGAAGAAGCTGCTGACGCGGCAGGCGAATAA